In Arachis hypogaea cultivar Tifrunner chromosome 2, arahy.Tifrunner.gnm2.J5K5, whole genome shotgun sequence, a genomic segment contains:
- the LOC112746940 gene encoding probable serine/threonine-protein kinase PBL9, whose protein sequence is MGVCLSAQVKVKREGEIFHCSNLKSFSLSELKKATRNFHPNSLLGGGFGSVFKGWIDENSLVPAKPGTGIGIAVKRLKQSGLPDHTEWLAEVDYCGQFSHPHLARLIGYCLEDKHRLLVFEFMPRGSLDNHLFSRRHSHFQPLSWSLRLKVALDVAKGLAFLHSAETNLMCVHFNTTSVLLDSNYNAKLSAFGLLKHRQISNIGHCMQLEFSSGGYIAPEILLTGFYTAKGTVYNFGVVLLEMFTGERLMDRNRPTGQQNLLEWVRPYLANKRKVLKVLDTHLEGQYSVEEAYELATLTLRCISTSPRFRPKIDEVVTLLEQLQAPNNADSGNQIPSSSESRPSASILYT, encoded by the exons ATGGGAGTTTGTCTGAGCGCCCAAGTTAAAGttaagagagagggagagatctTTCACTGTTCTAATTTAAAGAGCTTTAGTTTATCAGAACTTAAGAAAGCCACAAGAAATTTCCATCCGAACAGTTTGTTAGGCGGTGGTTTTGGTTCTGTTTTTAAGGGTTGGATTGATGAGAATTCTTTGGTGCCTGCCAAACCTGGCACTGGCATTGGTATTGCGGTGAAGAGACTTAAACAAAGTGGCTTACCGGATCACACGGAGTGGTTG gCCGAAGTAGATTATTGTGGACAATTTTCTCATCCTCATCTAGCGAGGTTGATTGGATATTGCCTTGAAGATAAACACCGCCTTCTCGTCTTTGAGTTTATGCCTCGCGGTAGTTTGGACAATCATTTGTTCAGCAGGA GACACTCACACTTTCAACCTCTATCATGGAGTCTCCGTTTAAAGGTTGCTCTTGATGTAGCCAAAGGGCTTGCATTCCTTCACAGTGCAGAAACAAATTTGATGTGTGTTCATTTTAACACTACCAGTGTCTTACTTGACTCG AATTACAATGCAAAACTTTCGGCCTTTGGGTTGCTAAAGCATCGACAGATAAGCAACATAGGTCATTGCATGCAGTTGGAGTTCAGCTCTGGTGGATATATAGCTCCCGAAATTTTATTAACTG GCTTTTATACTGCTAAGGGTACTGTCTACAATTTCGGAGTAGTCCTACTTGAAATGTTTACCGGCGAGAGGTTGATGGATAGGAATCGACCAACTGGGCAACAGAATCTGCTGGAGTGGGTTAGACCATACCTGGCTAACAAACGCAAGGTCTTAAAAGTTTTGGACACGCATCTCGAAGGGCAGTATTCAGTTGAGGAAGCCTATGAACTAGCCACACTCACCTTGCGATGCATATCAACATCACCCCGTTTCAGGCCAAAGATAGATGAAGTTGTTACATTACTGGAGCAGCTGCAGGCTCCTAATAATGCTGATTCAGGCAACCAAATTCCTTCTTCTAGCGAGTCTCGGCCCTCTGCCTCAATTCTATATACTTGA